In Uranotaenia lowii strain MFRU-FL chromosome 2, ASM2978415v1, whole genome shotgun sequence, one genomic interval encodes:
- the LOC129740928 gene encoding tubulin beta chain-like, which produces MEAVRSGPYGKLFRPDNFVFGQSGAGNNWAKGHYTEGAELVDAVLDVVRKESENCDCLQGFQLTHSLGGGTGSGMGTLLISKIREEYPDRIMNTYSVVPSPKVSDTVVEPYNATLSIHQLVENTDETYCIDNEALYDICFRTLKVPNPSYGDLNHLVSLTMSGVTTCLRFPGQLNADLRKLAVNMVPFPRLHFFMPGFAPLTSRGSQQYRALTVPELTQQMFDAKNMMAACDPRHGRYLTVAAVFRGRMSMKEVDEQMLAVQNKNSSYFVEWIPNNVKTAVCDIPPKGLKMSSTFIGNTTAIQELFKRISEQFSAMFRRKAFLHWYTGEGMDEMEFTEAESNMNDLVSEYQQYQEATADDEFEQEEVADEMEGECV; this is translated from the exons ATGGAGGCGGTCCGTTCCGGGCCGTACGGAAAGCTGTTCCGTCCCGATAACTTCGTTTTCGGACAGTCCGGTGCCGGCAACAACTGGGCCAAGGGTCACTACACCGAGGGTGCCGAGCTGGTCGATGCGGTGCTAGATGTGGTGCGCAAGGAGTCCGAGAACTGTGACTGTTTGCAG GGATTCCAATTGACCCACTCGCTTGGAGGTGGTACTGGATCCGGTATGGGAACGCTGCTGATTTCGAAGATCCGTGAGGAATATCCTGATAGAATCATGAACACTTACTCGGTTGTGCCTTCGCCTAAGGTGTCGGATACAGTTGTGGAACCTTACAACGCTACGCTGTCGATTCATCAGCTGGTGGAAAACACCGATGAGACCTACTGTATCGACAACGAAGCCCTGTACGATATCTGCTTCCGTACCTTGAAGGTGCCGAACCCAAGCTACGGCGATCTGAACCATCTGGTCTCGTTGACCATGTCCGGTGTGACCACTTGTCTACGTTTCCCTGGACAATTGAATGCCGATCTGCGCAAGTTGGCCGTCAACATGGTTCCATTCCCACGTCTGCACTTCTTCATGCCCGGATTTGCTCCGTTGACTTCTCGTGGATCGCAACAGTACCGCGCCCTGACAGTCCCAGAACTGACCCAGCAGATGTTCGATGCTAAGAACATGATGGCAGCCTGTGATCCACGTCATGGACGTTACCTGACTGTTGCCGCCGTATTCCGAGGCCGCATGTCGATGAAGGAAGTCGACGAACAGATGCTGGCCGTTCAGAACAAGAACAGCAGCTACTTCGTCGAATGGATCCCTAACAACGTCAAGACTGCCGTCTGTGATATTCCTCCAAAGGGTCTGAAGATGTCCTCCACCTTCATCGGAAACACCACTGCCATCCAGGAACTGTTCAAGCGTATCTCCGAGCAGTTCTCCGCTATGTTCCGCCGAAAGGCTTTCTTGCATTGGTACACTGGCGAAGGTATGGATGAGATGGAATTCACCGAAGCTGAGAGCAACATGAACGATCTGGTGTCCGAATATCAGCAGTACCAGGAAGCGACGGCCGATGACGAATTCGAACAGGAAGAAGTCGCTGACGAAATGGAAGGCGAATGCGTCTAA